GCGCGGGCAACCAGATCGCAATACAGCGCGATGGCACGGCCAGCGTCGTCATTGCCCGGAATCGGAAAATCAATACCGGCAGGATCACTGTTGGAATCGAGGACCGCGATCACCGGAATACCAAGACGGTTGGCTTCCTTGATGGCGATGGATTCCTTGTTGGTGTCGATGACGAACAGGATATTGGGAACACCGCCCATGTCCTTGATACCGCCCAGGGCCAGTTCCAGCTTGTCCCGCTCACGGGTCAGCGTCAGCTGCTCGCGCTTGGTAAAGCCTTGCGCACCGCCATCAAACAGTTCTTCCAGTTCACGCAGCCGCTTGATCGAATTGGAAATGGTTTTCCAGTTGGTCATGGTGCCGCCGAGCCAGCGGGAATTGATGAAGTACTGCGCAGAACGCCGGGCCGCATCAGCAATCTGTTCCTGCGCCTGGCGCTTGGTGCCGACGAACAACAGCCGTCCTCCGCCTGCAACCGTGTCGCGCACGGCCAGCAGGGCCTGGTGCAACAGCGGCACTGTTTGCGACAGGTCCATAACGTGAATGCCGTTACGTGCGCCGTAAATATATGAACCCATCTTGGGGTTCCAGCGGTGTGTTTGGTGTCCAAAGTGGACGCCAGCTTCAAGCAGCTGGCGCATAGAATAATCAGGCAAAGCCATGTGCCATGTTCCTTTTCCGGTTGTTCCTCCGTGACAGAAAGTGACCGCTTGACCGGCACCGGATGGTACTGCCTCTATGTGGCGGGAACCCCGCGTGAGACAGACCGCTCTGACACGTGTGAATTATTCGCTGAAAGACCATCTCCCGGCGAACGGGCGGCTTATAGGGCGCATTCGGCTGTGATGCAAGCCCTTGCGTGCACTGAACGCCACTCTATGGTGGCGCGCATGACAAAGCTCATCGCGCTCTTCATGGCCATGCTGGCCCTGATCCAGTTTATCAAGCCGCTCGGCCTGCCCGGCCTCAAGCGCCGCCAGGACGCATGGAAACTGGCAGTGGCCGGCGTTGGCCTGATGTTTCTGTTCATCCTGCTGACCGCAGGCTTCAAGTAGCCGTCTGATCTTCTGGTTGATGGACGAAGCGCTGATAGATGAAGCCGATGCCGACCAGGCACAGGCCCAGTCCCAGGAATGATGCGACCCTGAGCAACCCTTCAAGGTCTGACAGGTCGACCAGGAACACCTTCAACACTACAAGCACCAGCACCGCCAGCGATGCATAACGCAATTGCGCAACCCGTGCCGCTATCCCGGCGGCCAGCAAAGCCAGCGCGAACAGCAGCCACACGGCGGAGTAGCTGTAATTTTCCGGCGTGGACATGAAGGTTGCATCCAGATCATCCGGCGCGTGGAAGAAGCGCCGTATCTCCATCGACAGCCACACCAGTACAAGTCCCAGGCTGGCCGGTGGCCATACGGTGCGCCACAGCGGCAGCGTGGAATGGTTTCTCAGCACGTATCCGATAAATGCGATCAACACACCCGGCAGCAGATAGGCAGGTGCCAGGGCGTTGGCCAGCGGCCAGTTGCCGACCATTTGCCGGTCAAACAGCGGGTTCAGGCCCAAAATCGGTCCGGCAACAAGAAGGCCACAGGCCAGTGCCGTCAGTATCCGCCCTGCCCACAAGTCGATAAAGCCACCGCGTATGGACCAGCGCCGCCAGCATGCTGCCGCGCTCACCAGCCAGCTTGTGATGTGCAGGCCGGCTTCCAGCAGACCGAGCCGCTCGCTGCCCAGCGAACCGGCAACCACGACCCGGATCAGGGCAGACACGAACATGGTCACGAGCGCAATTCGACCTGCCTCGAGAACCTTGGACAACAGGTCCCGGGTCTCATCCTTGCCAAACTGCAGCCAGGCCAGGTGGAACATGACCAGCGGCAGGCCGTATCCGTAGATCACCCAGTAACGCCCCAGCCAATGGGTGTCTGAATAGTCCAGCACATGCAGGTTAAGCCCGAGGCGCGCCAGCACAACAAGCGCAATTGCGATGGCAGGCCAGCGCAGTTGCGGCAGGCTCAGGGACCGCGAAATGTAACCGGTTGCGGCCAGAAGCGCCGCCAGCGAGGCTGACAGCCAGGCATCACGCAACACGAAACTCAGGGCCATGGCGATACTGGCACACGCCGCCATGGCATAGATGCCCAGCGCCAGGCGCGGCGGCTCATCGGCCGCGACACTGCGCAGCCGCGAGCCCAGGAAGACGAATACGGCAGCAAGACCAAGGGCTGCGACGGCCCATTTCTGGCTGGGCTCCAGCGAGCGCAAGGTTGCATAGGCCGCCACCATCAGGCCGATCGGGACCACCGAGCCGAGTGTCGCCCATACCCATGGCCGCACCGAGCGCCACAACAAGGCATGTCCCGCCAGCAGCGCAACTGCGCCGAACACCGCGCTGTATTGCAAGTAGGCGCCAGCCTCTGCGGACGGTTCCGGTCCCCAGGCAATCTGGCCGGGCACCAGCCAGCCGTCGATCCAGCCTTCGACATGCAGTCTGCCGCCCCACTCGGCAAACCCCAGCAGGACGCCGAGGCCGGCAACCAGCGCCAGGAAATCGAAGCGCTGCGCCCGCATGGCGGCACCGCACGCCGCTATCGCAAACAGGCCCAACGCAATCAGGGCGCCATTGCCGTATCCGTCGCGCATCAGCACCACCAGCAACAACAGCATGGCAACTGTTCCGGCGATCGCAGCGGCCACCTGCAGCGTGTCCTTCGGCCACATCGGTGGGTGCCACAAGGCAGGTTGATCATCTTGCGACACCGCCCCGCCTGCAAACGCAAACCCGGTGCCGATCAGCACGGAGAACAGGCCAAGGGTCAGGCCGTCGCCTGTTGCGAAAAACGCGTTTGCCCACAGGACCACCCAGCAGCTTGCCAGAGCTGTCGCCGAGACGGCCAGCCACAAGGCAGGCCGCCATCTCATGACGGCGCACACTGCCGCAAACAACAGTCCGAGATAGGCGAACAATCCAGGTGCAAACGGATCCGCACTACCGATCAGAACCGGCAGCACAAACCCGCCCAGCAAACCGACAATTGCCACCAGCGGCCCCTGCACCACCGACAATGCAAATGCAACAAGAGCAGTACCGGCCAGCCCGACGAATGTAAATGTAGGCCCGATGAACCCGTAAAGCGCATTGGCTGCATATATGCTGGCAAAAACCGTAGCCAGACCGCCTGCGGTCAGTGCCTGCGGAACATAATCCGGCTTCAGGGCCGCAAACCGTTGTTGCGACGGCTTGCGTCGGAGCCATTCACCGGCAACTGCCAGCCCAACCCCGCACACCAGCCCCAGGACGATGCGGATACCCGGGCCAAGCAGTCCGGCGTCGGACATGTACTTGACCAGGAACAGACCGGCCAGGCCGATGGCCACGGCGCCGATCCAGATAAACCATGTACCTGCGAGGTTTTCTTCCAGGCTGGATCGCGCGGCTTTCGCCACCGGCTCAGCAGTGGTCTGCTCGCTTTCATTCGTGTTGCCGGCAGCCATTGTGGTGGCGGCGGCAAAGTCCTCTTCCGGCGCTGCAACCGTCTCCGGTTCTTCCACGGGCACAGTGTCAGCCACGACAGTGGACGTATCCTGCACGGTCGGCTGAACCCCCGTCGTGCGCAACAGGTTGACTTCATTGCGCAGTTTGAACAACTCGCGCGATACTCTTTCGGCCTTGTTCATGGCAACAACGGCCAGGATGATCGGTATGGCGAAGATGCCAATTACCACAAATGCAATCCAGATCAGCTCATCCATGCTTCAGGCGCTCCAGATCCAAGTTTCAGCGGTCACAAATCCCGTACTTCCACAACACCCGGAACGGCTTTTATCGCCGCCTTGATTTTCGGGTTCACGGTAAACTTTTCCCCCAGCCGGAAGCGGACTTCCAGTTCATCCGGCAATTTCAGGTTCAGAACCACCGACGAGTTGCCGCCATTGGTCAATCTTGACTGAACCAGCGTCAGTGGCTTGGTGTCGTCCAGGAAAATTTCCAGCCCCTGTTCAACCCGGTCGGCTCTTTCATCCAAGAGGTCAACGCCCTGCAGCCGCAGTTTGACATCTTCGCCTTCAACATCCGCCTCGACGCGGACCATCAGGGGCTTGCCGGCTTCCAGCAGGTCACGGCAGGCATTCAGGGTTTCAGAGAAACAAACACATTCATACTGGCCGGTAGGATCGGAAAACCCGATGAACGCGAACTTGTTGCCGGACTTCGCCCGGCGCTCCTGCTTGTAGGTCACAGTGCCGGTAAGACGCGCGGCAGAGGCACCACGCAATGCCTTGACGCGAAAACCTTCCCAGCTGTCAGCGCCAAGCTTTGGCAGGATCGAAAGATACTCATCCAGCGGATGGCCCGACAGGTAGAACCCGACCGCCTCGAATTCCTCTGCCAGCTGATCCATCGGCAACCATGGTTCAACCGCCTGCAACGGCAGTTCTTCAGCGCCGTGATCGCCGCCACCGCCAAAGAAGTCGTTCTGCCCGATCTCGGCTTCGGTCGAAGTGCGGTTTGCCATTGCGAGGATTGCTTCCACACCCCTGACCACCTGCGCCCGATTGGGGTTCAACTCGTCAAATCCACCGGACCTGGAAATCGATTCCAGTGCCCGCTTGTTCATCATGCGTGGATCGATGCGCCGGGCAAAATCACCGAGAGACTTGAACGGACCGCCCTCTTCCCGCACAGCAATAATATGCTCAACCGCCTGCTCGCCGACATTTTTCAGTGCTGCCAGTGAATACTGGATGGCGCCGTCCTCAACCGTGAAGTCGATGCCTGACTTGTTGATGCTCGGCGGGTTGATGACCACTTTCATGCGGTCAGCCTCGCGCTTGAATACCAAAAGCTTGTCCGTGTTGCCGCTGTCCAGTGACATCGAGGCGGCCAGGAATTCAACCGGATGATTGGCTTTCAGCCACGCCGTCTGATAGGCGACCACACCGTAGGCGGCAGAGTGCGCCTTGTTGAAACCGTAGCCGGCAAATTTGTTCACCAGTTCGAAAATCTGTTCCGCCTGGCCCTGATCAACGCCGTTTTCAACAGAGCCGGAGACAAAACGCGCCTTTTGCGCATCCATCTCGGCCTGGATTTTCTTGCCCATGGCGCGGCGCAACAGGTCAGCCTCGCCCAGCGAGTACCCGGCCAGAACCTGGGCAATCTGCAGCACCTGTTCCTGGTAGATGATGATACCGTAGGTGTCCTCGACCACATGGGTCAGTTTTTCGTGAAGAAATTCAGGCGCTTCCTCGCCTTTCTTCGAGGCGACATATTTGGGAATGTTCTCCATCGGACCTGGGCGATACAACGCCACCAGAGCGATGATGTCCTCGATATTGCCCGGTTCCGCCTTGCGGATCAGGTCACGCATGCCGGAACTTTCAAGCTGGAACACACCAACCGTCTCAGCCCGCTTCAGCATATCGTAGGTCGCGGTGTCGTCCAGCGGCAAGGCCGCGAAGTCCATTTCAATCCCGCGCTGGGCCAACAGCTTGACGCCCTTTTCAAGCACGGTCAGTGTCTTCAGCCCCAGAAAGTCAAACTTCACCAGGCCTGCCTTTTCCACCAGCTTCATATTGAACTGCGTCACCGGCATGGGCGAGCGGGGATCGCGGTAAAGCGGCACCAGTTCCTCAAGCGGGCGATCGCCGATCACGACACCGGCGGCGTGGGTTGATGCGTGGCGATACAATCCTTCCAGCTTGAGCGCGATCTC
This genomic stretch from Anderseniella sp. Alg231-50 harbors:
- a CDS encoding DUF2339 domain-containing protein, which gives rise to MDELIWIAFVVIGIFAIPIILAVVAMNKAERVSRELFKLRNEVNLLRTTGVQPTVQDTSTVVADTVPVEEPETVAAPEEDFAAATTMAAGNTNESEQTTAEPVAKAARSSLEENLAGTWFIWIGAVAIGLAGLFLVKYMSDAGLLGPGIRIVLGLVCGVGLAVAGEWLRRKPSQQRFAALKPDYVPQALTAGGLATVFASIYAANALYGFIGPTFTFVGLAGTALVAFALSVVQGPLVAIVGLLGGFVLPVLIGSADPFAPGLFAYLGLLFAAVCAVMRWRPALWLAVSATALASCWVVLWANAFFATGDGLTLGLFSVLIGTGFAFAGGAVSQDDQPALWHPPMWPKDTLQVAAAIAGTVAMLLLLVVLMRDGYGNGALIALGLFAIAACGAAMRAQRFDFLALVAGLGVLLGFAEWGGRLHVEGWIDGWLVPGQIAWGPEPSAEAGAYLQYSAVFGAVALLAGHALLWRSVRPWVWATLGSVVPIGLMVAAYATLRSLEPSQKWAVAALGLAAVFVFLGSRLRSVAADEPPRLALGIYAMAACASIAMALSFVLRDAWLSASLAALLAATGYISRSLSLPQLRWPAIAIALVVLARLGLNLHVLDYSDTHWLGRYWVIYGYGLPLVMFHLAWLQFGKDETRDLLSKVLEAGRIALVTMFVSALIRVVVAGSLGSERLGLLEAGLHITSWLVSAAACWRRWSIRGGFIDLWAGRILTALACGLLVAGPILGLNPLFDRQMVGNWPLANALAPAYLLPGVLIAFIGYVLRNHSTLPLWRTVWPPASLGLVLVWLSMEIRRFFHAPDDLDATFMSTPENYSYSAVWLLFALALLAAGIAARVAQLRYASLAVLVLVVLKVFLVDLSDLEGLLRVASFLGLGLCLVGIGFIYQRFVHQPEDQTAT
- the rpsB gene encoding 30S ribosomal protein S2 translates to MALPDYSMRQLLEAGVHFGHQTHRWNPKMGSYIYGARNGIHVMDLSQTVPLLHQALLAVRDTVAGGGRLLFVGTKRQAQEQIADAARRSAQYFINSRWLGGTMTNWKTISNSIKRLRELEELFDGGAQGFTKREQLTLTRERDKLELALGGIKDMGGVPNILFVIDTNKESIAIKEANRLGIPVIAVLDSNSDPAGIDFPIPGNDDAGRAIALYCDLVARAAIDGISESAAGAGVDLGAAEEPAAEMAIAEPAPAAEAAPAEAAPAEAAPVAEAAPAAEAVPAETAPAAGEADDLSRISGVGPVLSGKLEELGFTTLSQIAALTPEQVADIDEKLNFKGRIDREDWIGQAKGLLAG
- the dnaE gene encoding DNA polymerase III subunit alpha, which produces MTDSSPASFIHLRTHSAYSLSEGALKIKALGKLAAEQAMPALAITDTGNLFGALEFAEAMAGSGIQPIIGCTLLVDCEDGPEGPAHSKNAIDLSRMVLLAKDEAGYRNLLKLSSRAYLDAPETELPHVPLAVVEEFSDGLICMTGGPGGLINKPLAENRRPVAEARAGRLKQVFGDRLYVELQRHGMDEERAAEAGLIDLAYALEIPLVASNEPYFAEADDFAAHDALICIAEGEVVANENRRQLTPEHYFKSQGEMVALFADLPEAIENTLEIARRCSWYPHSIDPILPKFTSGEDSRDEAEELRAQSRDGLADRLDALGLADGYTREDYEKRLEYELGVITGMDFPGYFLIVADFIKWAKVQGIPVGPGRGSGAGSVVAWALTITDLDPLRFNLVFERFLNPERVSMPDFDIDFCQDRRDEVIAYVQNKYGEGQVAQIITFGKLQARAVCRDVGRVLQMPYGQVDRLCKLIPNNPANPVTLQEAIDVEPRLEEERRQDETTATMLEIALKLEGLYRHASTHAAGVVIGDRPLEELVPLYRDPRSPMPVTQFNMKLVEKAGLVKFDFLGLKTLTVLEKGVKLLAQRGIEMDFAALPLDDTATYDMLKRAETVGVFQLESSGMRDLIRKAEPGNIEDIIALVALYRPGPMENIPKYVASKKGEEAPEFLHEKLTHVVEDTYGIIIYQEQVLQIAQVLAGYSLGEADLLRRAMGKKIQAEMDAQKARFVSGSVENGVDQGQAEQIFELVNKFAGYGFNKAHSAAYGVVAYQTAWLKANHPVEFLAASMSLDSGNTDKLLVFKREADRMKVVINPPSINKSGIDFTVEDGAIQYSLAALKNVGEQAVEHIIAVREEGGPFKSLGDFARRIDPRMMNKRALESISRSGGFDELNPNRAQVVRGVEAILAMANRTSTEAEIGQNDFFGGGGDHGAEELPLQAVEPWLPMDQLAEEFEAVGFYLSGHPLDEYLSILPKLGADSWEGFRVKALRGASAARLTGTVTYKQERRAKSGNKFAFIGFSDPTGQYECVCFSETLNACRDLLEAGKPLMVRVEADVEGEDVKLRLQGVDLLDERADRVEQGLEIFLDDTKPLTLVQSRLTNGGNSSVVLNLKLPDELEVRFRLGEKFTVNPKIKAAIKAVPGVVEVRDL